TGTTGTACTGAAAAGggcaggcaagaagtggttagtGAAGCTGAACGGACGACGATTCGAAGATGGTTGGGAAAAGTTTGCAGAGGAACATGATTTGCAGTTGGGAAATATGTTGATTTTCAGACATGAAGGAGACATGgattttcatgtttccatatttgatTCAACTCATTGTGACACAGAATATGCAGAGTATTTGCAAGAAAAAAAGATAGGTAACTTCTTTTATGATGTATCTAATTTCTTATGCATCTCCATTATGAATGTTGAACACTCCAACTTACAAATTGATTATCTAGACACctccaaaatttatgtgtcacGTCATCATCATGTTCATGAAGCATAGTGAGGATAAGTTTGAGTGTATGTTTATGACTTATGCTATTATTTATTGCACAGATAAATTGATTCAGGAAAATTTCACTTCAGCTGAGTGACTGGAAATATCACCTGTGTCTAGTGAGTGACACTGCGTGTGAAATAGCAAAACAAAGTGATTTTTTCTGTTACagaacaaaaaaaattgagtttcttgcataatttttatTAGTTAAGTGATTTTCTGACTAATCAACTGAGTGTTCGAGTATTGGAAGTATCATATGTCATATTTCTTACatgaatttttttgtgtaataaACTAATGTAACAGAAAAACCGAAGCCCAACGTCATGTCATCAAACAAGGCTGGTCCCAGTATTGTAGAAACTGTTAAGGGCTTGCATCTCAGTCACTCTCAATTTGTTTGTACCATGAAATCATATAACCTTGCAAAGAGTTTTCTGGTAAGTTATCGAAACTAAATTCGACTTCCATTGTCATACTccacaaaagaagaaaaaaaagtataacAAATCATTTTGTTATGAGAAAAAATTCTAAAGTGTGAAGCATGCATAAGTACTGTTTATGTGAAACGGGTTATAAACTGTTTCAGTGTGTTCCAAGACCATTTGCACAGTTAAACGGTCTCAGGAACAGAAGATGTACGATAATGATAAATGACAAGCAAAGGTCATGGACGTTTAGTCTATATTCCCTTGGTAATATCACCTACATTGGAGGTGGATGGCGTAACTTCTGTGTTGCAAATTGCTTAAAGGAAGGAGATCGCCTAATGTTTGAGATAGTCATCAATGGGGAGAAGCCTATGTTGAAGTTTCGAGGCAAATTTGTTTTCTGCTTGCTTTATTAGTTTTAATTTCATATTCAGTTTTTGTTTCTAACATTTTTGATTGTTTGTGTCGATACAAAAACTAGATCCGAGAGGAAATTTGTCACTCCATCCAAAAGGAAAGACGACTAATTTGGGAACTGATAAAGTTTCCACTCAAGGTGATCTGGATTTCACGAGCAAATCCTTGTTGCTTTATCTAATACATATTTTTCATTTCTAATACCAAACTTAATTACGTGATGGTAATAGAGTTGAATTTCTAACCAAACGTGTGATAGTAGAACCGAGCTAATAAGGTCTTGTTTGAGGTTCCCTTAGAGCTAATTGAGAGAAATGTACATTGATACACTCTTTTGTTCGTGTACCTCATAAGCATCCTGCCCCTTTTCTTACATGATTTTATGTTTCGTAGAATGGCTTTTCGAGCTATTTACAGTAGATCTTCGAAAAGCTCCTTCTTGAGCATGTTAGTCTCTATGAAATAGTATTCCTTCCTAAATAATTTTCATCTCTCAagtaattttcttctttattgtGACTATAACAATTATTTTATACTTCATGTATTGGTTTTATGTTCAGATTCTGTTTCACTTCTAACATTGTTGATtgtttttatcaatttaaaaagTAGATCCAAAAGGAAATGAGTCACTCCAGCCCGAAAGAAAGAAGACTAATTTGGATACTTATAAAGTTTCCACTCGAGGTCTGTATTTCACCAGCAAATCCTTGTTGTTATGCCAAGACACATTCTATCGTGTTGGGTTATTAATATGTCTGTATATCGTTTAGTATCTTTCCTATATATTTCTTACTTGACTTTTTTGTGTAACAGAAAAAACAAATCCCAAAGCATCACGCAAGGTTTTTCCCAATGTAGAAGTTGTTACGAACATGCCTCATTTCATTTGTACCATGAAATCCTATTATCTTTCTAAGAATTTTCTGGTAAGTTGTCAAaactaaattctactcccattcACGTATTCAATAGATTTAACTTATAAAATGTGAAGCATACAAATGAACTGCTTATGTGAAACTGGTTATAAACTGTTTCAGCCATTTCCAAATCCATTTGCACGGTTAAACGGTCTCAGGAACAGGAAATGTACAATAATGATAAGAGACGAGCAAGGGTCATGGATGTTTAGTCTATATTCGAGTGGCAGACACACGTACATTGGAGGCAGATGGCGTGACTTCTGTGCTGCAAATTGCTTAAAGGAAGGAGATCGTCTAATGTTTGAGATAGTCTCCAATGAAAAGAAGCCTATATTGAAGTTTCGAGGCAAATTTCTCTtaaatctttttctctctcattcttTAAAGTGACATTTaccatttttttagttttgttcttTACATTGTTGTATCAATTTAGATATGCGAGGAAACACATCACTTCAGACCGAAGGAAAGAAAACTAATCTTGATGCTACTACAAGAATTTCCAATCAAGGTAAGTCTTGTTGATGTACTGTTAAATgtcttttgctttttcttttcatttctctGGCTCTaatgttccttctttcttttcgTTTTTAAACGAAGAACAGGCCTCAAGATTGAAAACTCGGATATACTTGGATGACCATATAAGTTATTAACTCGACTAGTACTTCCGTTGTGATTATTTCCTTACTTCCCTTTGTTTTCGCGATCTTCCTCTTTCTATTTTAATAGTGAAAGTATTGCTATGCACGCTATGAAAGCGTTCTGAGATTCTTGAAAATGTATTTCAATAACTTTAATTTTGCTATGAACGAAATTATGCAGGTAAATATTCTGAAAAAGTTAATGAAGTAATTGGTGATGGACAGACAAGGGAAACGACCATGCAGAATATGATGTTTTTGGATCTATATGTTATATGTAGTAAATATATGTTCCTCTCTTGTTATAATGCTTCTATCTGTTATTAATGTTTTCGTTTTCATACGTAGTTTCTATTGCCTGAATTTCTAAAAATACTAGACGTGAATTTCACCGTTTTATTAGTAATAGTATATATCTCTGTTTCAAAAGTGAAGAATTCACGCAACTTAGCTGGTAACAAGTAAGTTTTTGTCAACCTCTGTTATCACATTTTGAATGTCATGTGTCTCGTATAGAACAAGCCCAAATTGCATTGCATTTGGTCTTCGCCCGCCCAGTTAATTACTATGTTACTTGGACTTTTCAAATATGACTCCAAAAATAATGTATTGTTAAAGAACTCAAAATgagtgcggcaacatttttgaagagttaaAAAAACTTATGTAATTTGTGCTTGCTCCTAGGCGAAGCCACCTTAGGCAAAGTGTGGTAGTTGTTGCTTATTCGTCACGAGCAAAAAGAAGAGtagataataaattaaaaatgtatGAATGTTACTATATCAGTTATGTTTtaattagatagattctttttaaaaaaaaaaaaaagttaaaattatgaataaaattagattatagaaaaaaaaagtgttaatagaactttattgaagggaagaaaggctaaggtttacaatataatctgaaaagcataaaactgactaaaacaagagtaggctatatatacatagccaataacctaaaggtccataaactaaaggcccaataacatatgggctaacaccccccctcaaactcacaatgcaacagcaataagcattgagagtttgtcacacaaaaaacgaaatcgagatgctgactgagccttcgtaaaaaggtcagcaatctgcaaagacgatggaacaaaaggaagcgatatggtcccgagctgtaaatgatgacgggtgaagtgacaatcaatctcaatgtgcttcgtacgctcatggaagacagaattctttgcaatttgtaccgcacttttgttatcacaatgcaggggagtaggcatagaaatgtgaatccccatatctgcaagaagccaacgtaaccaaataatctcacatgtagtcacagccatagcacgatactcagcctccgtggaagatctagagacaacatcttgtttcttgctcttccacgagattaaagagtctccaagaaacacacaaaaaccagtggtggatttacgatcattgcgatctccatcccaatcagcatcactataggctcgcaactcgagagatgacgtcgagggaaacaagagattctgaaactgagtgccacgaagataccttagaatacgaagtacagctccccaatgcacagaagtaggagcagtaacaaactggctaacaacatgaactgcatgtgctatatctggacgagtaacTGTAAGgtaaaccaaactacccacaatagtccgataaagactcggatctgataatggaacaccatcactaggagagtaacgtgcattgatttcaaggggagtatctacagtcctgttgtcagaaagacgcgcccgtgtaaacaagtcagatatatacttagtctgagaaagaagataccctttcttagactgagccacctcaatacccagaaaataacgcagcaagcccaagtccttcattgcaaatcgatgagccaaatcatgcttcaataactcaataccactatgatcatcaccagtaataatcatatcatctacatataaggacaatagaattcgccctgcacttgtacatctaacaaacaatgctgaatcatggttactcgggacaaatccaagggaagtaataacagtggagaatttctcaaaccaagcacgaggggcttgtttgagaccatataaagcttttcgaagtcgacaaacttcacctggctggtggtcaatacctgggggaggagtcatataaactttcgcgtggagatcaccattcaaaaaagcattcttgacatccatctgaaatatcttccactgtcgaacggatgcaacagcaatcatagtgcgaacagtcgtcatctttgctacgggggaaaaagtctcctcataatccataccatattgttgtgaatacccttttgccacaagtcttgccttgtatcgctcaacagacccatcagattttgtttttatcttatacacccatcgacaaccaatcgcatgcttaccaggtgggagagtaaccaaatcccatgtatgtgtatgatgaagagcagcaagttcctcagccatagcattctgccaaagaggatcagacacagcctctctatacgactcaggttcagacaaatgatgtatgtttgcaataaaggaagcaaatgagactgaatatgtagaatagtaaaaatctggcagtttggtggacttacaaggtcgagtagacctcctcagaggtggtgggtctccagtctcaacagtcgaagaagcagactcaggcacaggcgaggctgaagcactatcaggtggcacaccagatggcatggatgaatccggaactggaacctctatgtcaatcccaaagggatcaataagccgaatatctgactttgtcacatcatgggttttagctggaatggaataaaaaggaatatgttccaaaaaagtgacatgtcgtgaaacatataatttctgacttacaggatcatagcaacgatatcctttttgtccaataccataccccaaaaacacacatatagctgattttgaccctaatttatttcgttcaacatgaggacgaagaacaaagcaagtacatccaaaaactcgtaatgcagaataattcggcgggtgaccatatagtttctcaaacggagacattcctgaagtcaatgcagtaggaatacgattaatcacatatacagcagttagaactgcttctccccaaaaaatactaggaacctctgcagacaaaagtaaagagcgtgctgtctcaacaatatgacgatgttttctttcggccagaccgttctgctcaggagtgtcggtacaagatgactggtgtatggtaccatcagaggcaagtaactgagtgaagtcattagaagtatattcaccccctaagtcacacctgaaacactttatcacagccgaatgttgtgttttaacaagggctctaaagttgttgtaaatgccaaagaaatcagatctgcgtttcataagatacacccaggtataacgagtatagtcatctataaacgaaacataataggtcgatccacccttagtggatactggcgctggtccccatacatcagaatgaataatatcaaaaggagcaacagaataagacacacttttattaaacggtaaggcagaaaattttgccagtttacaaccactacaatctgaaatatcactagtgttcacatgacccaaagcaccactagagaccaaaaaacgtaaacgtgaaactgacacatgtcctaatctggaatgccaaagataaaactgagaagacaaaggactcaaacgaaaagaagataaatctatgctagaggcagcaactacagacactttgagattctccaagacatagagttcccccaacctacggccggtcccaatcaccctctgagtgtgttggtcctgtataacacaaacagaatcagaaaaaaacacccaattaccagccttacacaactgactgaccgaaacaagatttaaagcaagtttgggaatgtaataaacatcagagaggacaatgtgaggggtagtaacagaaccaacaccctcgactgacataggtacagcactcgcggacataacagagattggtgaaatgggtgacaaagaaccaaacgatgacaaatgaggggacatgtgatgagacgcaccagaatccaatatccacaaggaggaaggaatacctgaggtactagaagaaactgaacccgaatgagacatagatgctgacatggccgtaggattagaaacgaagaactgtctgaactgttcgaaaacctggggatccaacgcagaaggtggcatagtgctaacagactcaacatctacagatggtgcagcagcagcgaactgtggaggacgagatgaccacGGAGGAGCACCAGATGGGCGTGACGGAtacttttgctgcccatatttctgttgctgcccagattgaggctgtttgaccttgttaagtaacaacggacactgagccttccaatgatttttctgtttgcagaatgcacactcatcaaatgcaactttaggagattgtcgagtctgagtacgtggtggcctagactgatcagttgaagcagcaaacacgacaggagtagtagttactttagaccctttatccacttgagacttgatacgagtctcctctgtaatcagttcatgaaccacagaatcaacagtagggaggggagatcgatgaaggattgttccacgtaggccctcaaagtcagaacgtagtgccatcaaaaactgaaccaagcgttgctcttcccgtctagcaatgtacggcccaaaaccttttaactctgcagattcagtaagtgccaattgatcccacaaatccgacatggcagcataaaaatcttgaatactgagatcatgctgttgaagagcacggatatcatactccaactggtactgcttagcaaaattagactgagtgtacagtctttccaaatgatcccagacctcctttgctgtgtcatacttagccaattgcataccaattgactgagttacagaattgttgatccaagtgataatcttggagttattagtttcccataagtccaccaacaaatcaaaattttcagttttatcatcgataggtcttggttttactccagtgatataaccccacatattcttcccacgaagaaaattcttcatgacataactccaatatgcatagttcttaccatctaattgagtactaatggactggagagaatcatcctttccagtcattgtaaacacagcaacacacaaacaattcaaaaaaacaaaaagatgcaaaaccctaggttgaacaattccgaacgaacaacaatggcagcaagcaaaagaacgaaagacgaacaataccagacagcaaacgaagacagcaacgaatcaatccaaccaaaaaacccaacgaaaatagcaaacgaatacagcagcacCTCAAATGGATAtggatgataataataataatgataataatttttctgttgtgATATGGATGTTTAAGAAATTATAGTCGtgtaattaataatggataattgttttctatatttatgaaattaagaaagTTGTAGCAGATTAGTTTACTACTGccacaaattattctcatttttaatttgattatatatattatattgtctacatctttattttgctattcaaatataaatagtttatactatatatatgctaaaaatataaataggcgatacatatttttcataaaaaaatatgttcaatttaacaaatttatacctTAAACTGCAACTGCTATCTTTATATACCATAATACTTGATATCTTTATACAAAAAGTATTATATTTACaccaataaatatataaagtattatatttataacagaaatatacaaagtatgttatatataaagtttataccatgtatgtaccatatacacacatatataaatatacaaagtattaagaaacatgcTAAGCATATTTATGACATAGATATACAAAGTATATTCTATATggagtttataccatgtatataccatatacacatatataaatatacaaaatataaagaaacatactaagcatatttatatatttatggtatatgatataatataccataaatatgcaaagtatgttttacatagaaataatttattcacacacagtaaaatctttcaagtataagaaaattaaagaaataaattagtgacaccctaaaatttaataacaactcatcatttcttaatttttaggaacgaaaaataaagcaaataaattaaataaatttctaaaaaaataaatttgtttgaaagataacatttgttacctaaaaaataggaagcagtgatttgttaatataacattcatatttaaaatttcaaat
The sequence above is drawn from the Capsicum annuum cultivar UCD-10X-F1 unplaced genomic scaffold, UCD10Xv1.1 ctg77333, whole genome shotgun sequence genome and encodes:
- the LOC107875126 gene encoding B3 domain-containing protein REM10 isoform X1, whose translation is MEIPPKKPHFFKPILPGFKNGLKVPIGFLKYLKGHGHVEHVVLKRAGKKWLVKLNGRRFEDGWEKFAEEHDLQLGNMLIFRHEGDMDFHVSIFDSTHCDTEYAEYLQEKKIEKPKPNVMSSNKAGPSIVETVKGLHLSHSQFVCTMKSYNLAKSFLCVPRPFAQLNGLRNRRCTIMINDKQRSWTFSLYSLGNITYIGGGWRNFCVANCLKEGDRLMFEIVINGEKPMLKFRDPRGNLSLHPKGKTTNLGTDKVSTQVDPKGNESLQPERKKTNLDTYKVSTREKTNPKASRKVFPNVEVVTNMPHFICTMKSYYLSKNFLPFPNPFARLNGLRNRKCTIMIRDEQGSWMFSLYSSGRHTYIGGRWRDFCAANCLKEGDRLMFEIVSNEKKPILKFRDMRGNTSLQTEGKKTNLDATTRISNQGLKIENSDILG
- the LOC107875126 gene encoding B3 domain-containing protein REM10 isoform X2 gives rise to the protein MEIPPKKPHFFKPILPGFKNGLKVPIGFLKYLKGHGHVEHVVLKRAGKKWLVKLNGRRFEDGWEKFAEEHDLQLGNMLIFRHEGDMDFHVSIFDSTHCDTEYAEYLQEKKIEKPKPNVMSSNKAGPSIVETVKGLHLSHSQFVCTMKSYNLAKSFLCVPRPFAQLNGLRNRRCTIMINDKQRSWTFSLYSLGNITYIGGGWRNFCVANCLKEGDRLMFEIVINGEKPMLKFRDPRGNLSLHPKGKTTNLGTDKVSTQDPKGNESLQPERKKTNLDTYKVSTREKTNPKASRKVFPNVEVVTNMPHFICTMKSYYLSKNFLPFPNPFARLNGLRNRKCTIMIRDEQGSWMFSLYSSGRHTYIGGRWRDFCAANCLKEGDRLMFEIVSNEKKPILKFRDMRGNTSLQTEGKKTNLDATTRISNQGLKIENSDILG